CTGGAATATCACAAGTAACCACAACTTCATTCTCTGTTTCATGGACATCTACTCGAATTTCTCCAAAATTTGTTTCTGTCCCCAGAGTGGAAGGGAAATCAGAAAAGAAGCGTTCAAAATCTTTTCTCATATTAGATAGTTGTCTAAATGGATCATATGGTACAAGTGCCATTGATACATCCTCCTTCTTTCTTAGCATGAGATTAGTATGGCTCCTGTTTAGAGAAGTTATTCAAGTTCATGTAGGGGTACCGCCAGCAAAACGCATATTTACAACGTTAAGAAAACTATTGAAAAGTTCAATTTCTCAGCATAAAATTAAGAAATTAGATTTTTTTGTTACTCTATAAACACGCTCCATTCTTAAATAAGGGCTAATTTCCCCATGATAAAAAAAGCTAATCGAACATTGTCGATTAGCTCTATTTTTTAGTATTGATTCGCTTTTTTAACCATTTTGCAACTGTAACTATACGTTTAATTACAACAATAAATATGTCTGTTTCATATTTATTATTCAACTTTCCTTATTCTAATCAAAACAAAGAGACTTAGGGCAAAGAAGATTAAGGCAGGCATCATTACATTTATACCTTGACCAGCTTTAAAATGTGAAAATACAGCGCCAGCCATCAGTAAAGTAAGTCCCCCAGAAGCTAATAAAGCAATTCTTGACTTCCAGAAACCAACCAAAAGTCCAATAGCCCCTACAATTTCACAAATACCTACAAAATACATCAATCCTAATGGATAACCAAAACCTTCAAATGTGTGAACTTGCATAGGATTTCCTGTAAGTTTCATTGTACCAAAAGCGAAAAAGCCAACTACAAGTAATCCTTGAATAATACGTAAAACCCATTTCATTTATCATTTCTCCTCTTAATCTTTGTCTTTTATTTTTGTAAACTTTGTGCACCAATTCCTATTTTCTTTAATAAACCTACCAGTTGTTCTTTCTCTTCATTGCTTACAAATGAAAAATTTTCTGAGATTGTTGTAACGTGCTGGGCAAACATTTCACTAAACAAAACTTCTCCGTTTTCAGTCAAAGTGACATTAAACGCCCTCTTATCGTTTGGATTTGGTTTTCTTTCTACAAGTCCCTGCTTTTCAAGCTTATTCACGACGTAAGTAATGCTTCCACTTGGAATAGATAGCGTTTCACTGATTTTTTGAATAGGATGAGCACCTTTGTTATAAAGCAATTCAAGTACCATAAAATTTTCAGGGCTGATACTATAACTTTCTATATCCTTCCGAATATTTTCAAATACAGCCTTATTTGCTTTCATCCAGATTCGAAATAGCCTTAAATCTAATTGGCTCTTCTCTTGTTTATAATCCATGCAATTTACACCTCTTTGAAGTTGGAATCAAAAACAGAAACTATCTATCTTTTGGATACAATGGATACTCGACTTGAGTTGGAATTTCTATAAACACAATGCGAAGACTATCTCCCTTAGGCTTGATTGTAATGGTTTCAGTTTTCTCAGATTGAATAATAATAAAATCTTTTTTATCAAAAGAGAGCTCTTGCTGCACAATCTTGCCTCCATCACCTCTTATAGCTAGTCCTGCAATGGTTCGATTTGGAGTAAGTGTAAGCTGATAACTTGAGCTATTAGAAATTTCTATATCGTACATAAAGGCATCTGTTATCAGATTAATTGGCGAATCAGTTCCAAGTATAGTTTTAATGGTTACACCCTCTCCTTGAATGACAGGAAATTCCTCGTTTTTATATTTTGAATAGTTTGGTGTACGCTTGATTGCATCATTTAAATATGGTTCAAGCCATATTTGAAACATTTCTGCAGGGCCATCTGATCCTTCAGCATGCCACATGCCTGACCCTGTTTGCATAAGTTGTACACCTCCAGCGTCAACCTCGCTTTGGTTTCCTAGTGAATCTTTATGAAAACCTTTACCTGACAGGATATAGGTTAAAATTTCAAACCCTTGATGAGGGTGTTCGCCAATTCCACCTGCTCCTTTTGCTTGCCCCCATGCCCAGTAGAATAAAGGACCAAGTCGACTGATAACAGATCCTTCACCAGAAAACCCAATGGGTTTTTGTTCTATAATCTTGCCACCATCAAATTCACCTTTTGCCTGTTCACTTGTATGAATGATTTTGACTTCCATTATTGTTCCTCCTATAAGTTAAATGAATGAATTAAAATTGAAACCTAACATTTCAAAAATATTAACAAATATAATGGTATGATTATTAGCTGTTTTTGAAATTATCGCATTTACCCTAACATTAGGATAAATCCGTGTCAACAAAAATATTCCCTATTTTTGATGGAGTGTCTACTGTCAAAAAGCACACCTTTTTATACGGTAAAAAAACGAATGATAAAACCTCTATTTAATCTAAAAAACAAGCCTTGTTAGACTTATTAAAAATACAAGGCCTTATTGTACGCTTGGTTTACGTCTCTTCCTAGCTGATAACTCTCAGCATTATTTTTGGAGTTAGAAATAGTTGTTTAATTCAGAAAATAATTATAGGAATACTCATTTCGGCATACTTCGACATCCATTATGTAGTAATATTTTATATAAATATACACATTCAGATAAAGGCAAACTAGTTGAAAAGCTAGGACGCAAAGCTACAGGTCTAAAGTCAATTGACTATGACAGCTGAGCCTCCTGAAAATCTGGAGGAATTTATGTTTATGGACAGTAAAAAAGAAGTAATAACGTCACATTTAGACCAAGAATGGATTAGACTTATCCAAGAGGCTAAGGAAGTAGGGTTATCGGTTAAAGAAGTAAAAGCATTCTTAGATAATAAACAAACCTAGTGATAATAAAAAACATTAGATAGGCACGCTATCTAATGTTTTTTATTACCGTGTTATCTTAAGATTTTGCTTCTAGAAACTGTTTAAATTCTTCTTTACTCACATTTGAATTCATTGCATCTTTTACTAGTTTCATCCACTCTTCTGGCAGAACTGCTATAGACTTTTTCATCATAGTACCTCCTTACATAAATACTTTTTATCATTTACCGTTTGTTTTAAGCTTAATACTCTATTTTATAGTGACCATCCACTATATTACAACTAAATAGTTAATCCTCTTTACTTTAATCGACTATAGATAGCTGTTTATGTAGTGAAAAATAAAATTCTTTCTACTATTCTCCCGTAGACACCGCATTTTTTAGTTTCTGATATTCTTTTCACCGGCGATAAAAAGTAGCTTCACTTATATTTGTGATTTTACAGATTTCCTTTACAGGCTTATTAGTGGTTTCATGTAGTTCGATAGCATGCCTTACTCCATCATGCTTTAACGTAAATTTCTGTTTCTTTCCTTTATATATACCTTTTCTTTTTGCAATGGCAATTCCAGCTTGTTGCTTTTCTTTAATCATTGTCCGATCAAGCTCACTAAATGCTGACATAACTGTTAAGATGAATTTTCCTGAAGGTGTTCGTGTATCGATACCTAAATTTAAAATCACTAAATGAATACCTCGTGCCTCTAATTCTTCAATAAGTTCCAATAATTGTTTCGTATTTCTTCCTAGACGATCCATTCTTGTCACCATCAACGTGTCACCTTTTACTAATTGATCAAGCAATTGTGTTAATTCTTCTTTTTGATGGTGAATACCAGATACTTTTTCTTGTACAATTCGATCGACGTTTGCCTCTCTCAATTGTTCAATCTGCGAATCTAAAAGTTGATCAAAGGCTGAAACACGTGCATACCCAAAAATCATAAAAAACCTCCTCAAAATCAATAATTAAAAGACAAGTCTATATGATAGTTAAATTATACAGTAAAATCAACCCTCTCCTCAACTATCATTTAGGCATACTCTATTGATTGATTAATTAATAACTAATTATCTCTTTATATTGAGGAATATTCGTATTAACACAAAATTATTGATGTTCCCGAGTACAATAAAATAAATGACTTCAAGTTTTACTTTAAAGCGTTAAATTGTTACCATGTTATTAGACAATCTTTTCTTATTGTTATTCCTTAGCCAAAAAAGCACAAACCATATATAGTGGTTTGTGCTTTTTTAACTTTATAGGCCATTTTATAAACTTTATATTTAAATTCGTTGTCCATCTAATTTATTCGTATGCAAAAAAGAACCCTTAAAGTAGAACGGGGACTGACCGGTTCTACTAAGGATTCTTTTTCCGGAGTATGCAGCTTTTTATACATCTTTATTATGCTAACGGCTTCTTCATAGGTGTATGAAAGATCCATGTATAAGAAGGGCACCATTTATCATATGTTTGTATGGTGAAAAATAGTCTTTACGAGTAAAACATGTTACGATTTACTTGCGGTTATATTTTGGTACTTTATAATTGTCAATCCTGATAAAAACTACCTCGCTTGTTGGAGCATTCTGTATCGAGGTAGTTTTTATTGTATTATCCATTTCAATTATCTCTATATTTTTTAGTCTTCAAGATGTTCGTAGTGGCCCAACTTATAACTCCACCTACTAGCACGCCTCCACTAAGAGCTAAAAGATGATAGATATAGTCCCCAAAATACATACAAACTTCACCTCTACATTTTCAGTGAACTTAATTATATCTATCCTACTACTTT
This DNA window, taken from Priestia megaterium NBRC 15308 = ATCC 14581, encodes the following:
- a CDS encoding DoxX family protein, which encodes MKWVLRIIQGLLVVGFFAFGTMKLTGNPMQVHTFEGFGYPLGLMYFVGICEIVGAIGLLVGFWKSRIALLASGGLTLLMAGAVFSHFKAGQGINVMMPALIFFALSLFVLIRIRKVE
- a CDS encoding MarR family winged helix-turn-helix transcriptional regulator, which encodes MDYKQEKSQLDLRLFRIWMKANKAVFENIRKDIESYSISPENFMVLELLYNKGAHPIQKISETLSIPSGSITYVVNKLEKQGLVERKPNPNDKRAFNVTLTENGEVLFSEMFAQHVTTISENFSFVSNEEKEQLVGLLKKIGIGAQSLQK
- a CDS encoding pirin family protein, with product MEVKIIHTSEQAKGEFDGGKIIEQKPIGFSGEGSVISRLGPLFYWAWGQAKGAGGIGEHPHQGFEILTYILSGKGFHKDSLGNQSEVDAGGVQLMQTGSGMWHAEGSDGPAEMFQIWLEPYLNDAIKRTPNYSKYKNEEFPVIQGEGVTIKTILGTDSPINLITDAFMYDIEISNSSSYQLTLTPNRTIAGLAIRGDGGKIVQQELSFDKKDFIIIQSEKTETITIKPKGDSLRIVFIEIPTQVEYPLYPKDR
- a CDS encoding anti-repressor SinI family protein, which encodes MFMDSKKEVITSHLDQEWIRLIQEAKEVGLSVKEVKAFLDNKQT
- a CDS encoding anti-repressor SinI family protein — encoded protein: MMKKSIAVLPEEWMKLVKDAMNSNVSKEEFKQFLEAKS
- a CDS encoding recombinase family protein; protein product: MIFGYARVSAFDQLLDSQIEQLREANVDRIVQEKVSGIHHQKEELTQLLDQLVKGDTLMVTRMDRLGRNTKQLLELIEELEARGIHLVILNLGIDTRTPSGKFILTVMSAFSELDRTMIKEKQQAGIAIAKRKGIYKGKKQKFTLKHDGVRHAIELHETTNKPVKEICKITNISEATFYRR